One segment of Bacillus alkalisoli DNA contains the following:
- a CDS encoding class I SAM-dependent methyltransferase — MSDSYKDSLLEAYNNKASERNTTEVEGWKAIERNEFLAKLNKKGKLLEIGAGPGHDGKFFLEQGLEVTCIDLSPEMVQKCTEKGLNAKVMSFDEMSFEDNSFDYVWALNCLLHVPKNELDKVLKEIKRVLKPGGLLYYGVYGGKNSEGVWENDFYEPKRFFSFFGNEEIVEFVGEYFELVSFKGIPKEVIGNSDLNFQSMVWKKKY, encoded by the coding sequence TTGAGTGATTCATATAAAGACAGTCTTTTAGAAGCTTACAATAATAAAGCCAGTGAACGTAACACAACTGAAGTCGAGGGATGGAAAGCTATCGAGCGAAATGAGTTTTTAGCCAAACTTAATAAAAAGGGAAAGCTACTTGAGATTGGAGCGGGACCTGGGCATGATGGCAAATTTTTTCTTGAACAAGGGCTAGAAGTTACATGTATTGATCTATCTCCTGAGATGGTTCAAAAGTGTACAGAAAAAGGGTTAAATGCAAAAGTAATGTCTTTTGATGAAATGAGCTTTGAAGATAATAGCTTTGATTATGTGTGGGCCTTAAACTGCTTACTCCACGTTCCGAAAAACGAATTAGATAAAGTGTTGAAAGAGATTAAGCGCGTTTTAAAACCAGGTGGATTATTGTACTACGGAGTATACGGTGGTAAAAATTCCGAGGGTGTTTGGGAAAATGACTTTTACGAACCAAAGAGATTTTTCTCGTTTTTTGGAAATGAAGAAATAGTGGAGTTTGTTGGAGAATACTTTGAACTTGTCTCGTTTAAGGGTATTCCAAAAGAAGTAATTGGAAATAGTGATTTAAACTTTCAATCTATGGTTTGGAAGAAGAAATACTAG
- the hutI gene encoding imidazolonepropionase: MELDVLLINCNELLTMDHEEGVLKGEAMNQLPLIKNGAVGWKDGVIQFVGSTEEAEGFTSTQTIDCTGKIVSPGLVDPHTHLVFGGSREHEIALKQQGVPYLDILKQGGGIHSTVRATRESSEEVLYEKAKFHLQRILSYGTTTVEAKSGYGLHEEAELKQLQVAKKLGEDTNIDIVSTFLGAHAIPEEYKSKPEAFLETMKHLFKKIKKENLSEFVDIFCEEGVFSIEQSREYLKAAKEAGFDVKIHADEIITLGGTELAIELEATSADHLIAASDEAVNELGSSNTIAVLLPGTTFYLNKDSYARGREMINNGAAVALATDFNPGSSPTENIQFIMNLAMLKLKMTCEEIWNAVTVNSAYAINRGDVAGKLKVGRKANVVIWNAPNYQYVPYHYGVNHTNKVYVNGKLVSEGGALGEI, encoded by the coding sequence ATGGAATTAGATGTATTACTTATAAACTGTAACGAACTTTTGACGATGGACCATGAGGAAGGTGTTTTAAAAGGGGAAGCGATGAACCAGCTTCCTCTAATCAAAAACGGAGCAGTTGGTTGGAAAGATGGGGTCATTCAATTTGTTGGTTCAACGGAAGAAGCAGAAGGATTCACTAGTACTCAAACGATTGATTGCACAGGGAAGATTGTTTCGCCAGGTTTAGTAGACCCACATACTCATTTAGTATTTGGCGGATCACGCGAACACGAAATTGCACTTAAACAACAAGGTGTACCATACTTAGATATTCTAAAACAAGGTGGCGGAATACACTCCACGGTAAGAGCGACAAGAGAATCTTCAGAAGAAGTCCTTTATGAAAAAGCAAAGTTCCATTTGCAACGTATTCTATCTTACGGAACGACAACGGTAGAAGCAAAAAGCGGGTATGGACTTCACGAGGAAGCAGAGTTAAAGCAATTACAAGTTGCTAAAAAGTTAGGCGAAGATACAAATATAGACATCGTTTCTACATTTTTAGGTGCCCATGCAATCCCAGAAGAATACAAGAGTAAACCAGAAGCTTTCTTAGAAACAATGAAACATTTATTTAAAAAGATTAAAAAAGAAAATTTGTCCGAATTTGTGGATATTTTTTGCGAGGAAGGCGTGTTCTCCATTGAACAATCTAGAGAATATTTAAAAGCGGCAAAAGAAGCTGGCTTTGATGTGAAAATCCATGCGGATGAAATTATTACTCTAGGTGGAACGGAGTTAGCGATAGAGTTAGAAGCTACCTCTGCAGACCATTTAATTGCAGCGTCGGATGAAGCGGTAAACGAATTGGGTAGTTCGAACACGATTGCAGTATTATTACCAGGAACTACTTTTTATTTAAATAAAGATAGTTACGCTCGTGGGAGAGAAATGATTAATAATGGAGCAGCTGTAGCCCTTGCAACTGATTTTAACCCAGGTAGCTCTCCAACTGAAAACATCCAATTTATTATGAATCTTGCCATGTTAAAGTTAAAAATGACATGCGAAGAAATTTGGAATGCTGTAACCGTAAATTCTGCTTATGCTATTAATCGTGGAGATGTTGCAGGAAAACTCAAAGTAGGAAGAAAAGCAAATGTCGTAATTTGGAATGCCCCAAACTATCAGTATGTTCCATATCATTACGGAGTGAACCATACGAACAAAGTATACGTAAATGGAAAGTTAGTATCGGAAGGAGGGGCCTTAGGTGAAATCTAA
- a CDS encoding NAD(P)-dependent oxidoreductase, whose translation MNKVFSTITFIGTGVMGNSMASHLLLAGYNVHIYTRTKEKANNLILKGAKWFHSPKEAVQEADVVITMVGYPSDVEQVYLGQDGIVQHANTDTFLIDMTTSTPTLAKEIFEKAKERGLRSLDAPVSGGDIGARDAKLTIMAGGDEGDFHAVESLLKHLGTNIVYQGPAGSGQHTKMCNQIAIATNMIGVCEALAYAKAAGLNPENVLKSISAGAAGSWSLSNLAPRMINGNFEPGFYIKHFVKDMKIAIDEAEKMDIPVPGLQLAKELYEKLIVLGEEDSGTQALYKLW comes from the coding sequence ATGAATAAAGTATTTTCCACTATTACCTTTATTGGAACTGGTGTTATGGGTAATAGCATGGCAAGTCATTTACTTCTTGCAGGGTATAATGTTCATATATATACACGCACAAAAGAAAAAGCCAATAATTTAATTCTTAAAGGTGCAAAATGGTTTCATTCACCGAAAGAAGCCGTACAAGAGGCTGATGTAGTTATTACGATGGTTGGTTATCCATCTGATGTTGAACAAGTATACTTAGGACAAGATGGAATTGTTCAACATGCAAACACAGATACTTTTTTAATTGATATGACTACTTCCACCCCTACTTTGGCAAAGGAAATTTTTGAAAAGGCGAAAGAGAGAGGGTTAAGAAGTTTAGATGCTCCTGTTTCTGGTGGTGATATCGGTGCTCGTGATGCGAAGTTAACAATTATGGCTGGCGGAGATGAAGGAGATTTTCATGCTGTTGAATCTTTATTAAAGCATTTAGGTACTAACATTGTGTATCAAGGTCCTGCTGGAAGTGGCCAACATACGAAGATGTGTAACCAAATTGCTATTGCAACAAATATGATTGGGGTATGTGAAGCACTAGCCTATGCAAAAGCAGCAGGATTGAATCCAGAAAACGTTTTGAAAAGTATTTCTGCAGGAGCTGCGGGTAGTTGGTCATTAAGCAACCTTGCACCACGTATGATTAACGGAAACTTTGAGCCTGGTTTTTATATTAAACATTTTGTAAAAGATATGAAAATAGCTATTGATGAAGCAGAAAAAATGGACATACCTGTACCTGGATTGCAATTAGCAAAAGAACTGTATGAAAAACTAATTGTACTCGGAGAAGAAGATAGTGGTACACAAGCACTTTATAAATTGTGGTGA
- a CDS encoding C40 family peptidase → MKKTIIAGTFVATLLFSSHAMAADYTVKSGDSLWKIANDNQVTVNDIRNWNNLTNDIIFPGQTLKVSAQASTTTYRVVSGDSLSVIARKYNTTTQNLLNINPTIQNANQIFVGQVLNVPSTGSNTVSTPTATTTYTIRSGDSLSVVAQRHGVTYTALLAANSSITDPNRIFVGQVINIPSGGGQVAPVVATPTWEQRADAVINAGRKYLGATYLYGAATTRTDAFDCSSYTVRVFSEIGINLPRTSGQQANVGTEIPLSQVRKGDLVFFDTSGNGVINHVSIIVDQNTLLHSASSTGVAFANYNTYWKPRAVKAVRVIQ, encoded by the coding sequence ATGAAAAAAACCATTATTGCAGGTACATTTGTCGCAACGTTATTGTTCTCATCACATGCAATGGCAGCAGATTATACAGTTAAATCAGGTGATTCTCTATGGAAAATCGCGAATGACAACCAAGTGACAGTAAATGATATTAGAAACTGGAACAACTTAACGAACGATATAATATTTCCTGGGCAAACTTTAAAAGTAAGTGCTCAAGCTTCTACAACAACATACCGCGTTGTTTCAGGCGATTCTTTGTCGGTTATTGCAAGAAAGTATAATACTACTACCCAAAACTTATTAAACATAAACCCTACCATTCAAAATGCTAATCAAATTTTCGTAGGACAAGTGTTGAATGTACCTTCTACAGGTTCAAACACTGTAAGTACTCCAACTGCGACTACCACATATACAATTCGTAGTGGTGATTCACTATCAGTAGTTGCTCAAAGACATGGTGTAACATATACAGCATTATTAGCTGCAAACTCATCTATAACAGATCCAAATCGCATTTTTGTAGGACAAGTTATTAATATACCATCAGGTGGTGGACAAGTTGCTCCTGTTGTTGCAACACCTACTTGGGAGCAAAGAGCAGATGCTGTTATTAATGCAGGGAGAAAATATCTAGGTGCAACGTATTTATACGGTGCAGCAACAACGAGAACAGATGCTTTTGATTGCTCTTCGTATACAGTAAGAGTTTTTAGTGAGATTGGTATAAATTTACCAAGAACATCTGGCCAACAAGCGAATGTTGGAACAGAAATTCCTCTTTCACAAGTAAGAAAAGGTGACTTAGTGTTCTTTGACACGAGTGGAAACGGAGTAATTAATCACGTATCTATTATCGTAGATCAGAATACTTTATTACACTCTGCATCATCTACAGGAGTTGCATTTGCAAACTATAACACGTATTGGAAACCACGTGCAGTAAAAGCTGTCCGCGTTATTCAATAA
- the hutH gene encoding histidine ammonia-lyase yields MITLNGSNLTLEMLGKIIFQEEKVMACKEALQRVAASRNAVEQIVEQGKIVYGINTGFGKFSDVKIDKSETEVLQKHLIYSHACGVGEPFSPHISKAMLVLRANALLKGFSGIRPVVVERLLQYVNEGIIPVVPQQGSLGASGDLAPLSHLVLPLLGDGEVFYKGKRRASAVVLQECGITPIELKAKEGLALINGTQAMTATGAIAYLEAERLAYQADYVAALTMEGLQGITDAFDESIHTARGYNEQVDVASRLRGLLDGSKLVTKQGQLRVQDAYSLRCIPQVHGASWQVLVYVKEKLQIEMNAATDNPLVFDDGGKIISGGNFHGQPIAFAMDFLKIGMAELANISERRVERLVNPQLNDLPPFLSAKPGLQSGAMIMQYCAASLVSENKTLAHPASVDSIPSSANQEDHVSMGTIGARHAYQIIENVRRVLAIEWICGMQALEYRGVKLASPKMQEWYQKGRSIVPSITEDRVFSTDIEALAKWMKEEYGTELLHAKT; encoded by the coding sequence ATGATTACGTTAAACGGTAGTAATTTAACGTTAGAAATGTTAGGGAAAATTATTTTTCAGGAAGAAAAGGTAATGGCATGTAAAGAAGCACTACAAAGAGTAGCTGCAAGCCGAAATGCAGTCGAACAAATTGTAGAACAAGGAAAAATCGTTTATGGCATTAATACAGGTTTCGGTAAATTTAGTGATGTAAAAATTGATAAAAGTGAAACGGAAGTATTACAAAAACATCTAATTTACTCTCATGCATGTGGTGTAGGCGAACCATTTTCACCTCACATTAGCAAAGCAATGTTAGTTCTACGCGCAAATGCATTGTTAAAAGGTTTTTCAGGCATTAGGCCAGTTGTTGTAGAACGGTTACTACAATATGTGAACGAAGGGATAATACCAGTTGTTCCACAACAAGGGTCACTTGGCGCAAGCGGTGATTTGGCACCATTATCTCATTTAGTATTACCGCTTCTTGGTGATGGAGAAGTTTTTTACAAAGGAAAACGCCGTGCATCAGCTGTAGTGTTACAAGAGTGTGGAATTACACCAATCGAGTTAAAGGCAAAAGAAGGGTTAGCATTAATAAATGGGACACAAGCAATGACCGCAACTGGTGCTATCGCTTATTTAGAAGCGGAAAGATTAGCGTATCAAGCTGACTATGTTGCTGCGCTAACGATGGAAGGACTTCAAGGAATTACAGATGCATTTGATGAAAGCATTCATACAGCAAGAGGATATAACGAGCAAGTGGATGTAGCTAGTAGATTAAGAGGTTTGTTAGATGGTAGTAAATTAGTGACAAAACAAGGTCAGTTGCGAGTTCAAGATGCATATTCGTTACGTTGTATTCCACAAGTACATGGTGCATCGTGGCAAGTGTTAGTATATGTAAAAGAAAAGCTACAAATTGAGATGAATGCAGCAACGGATAATCCACTTGTGTTCGATGATGGAGGAAAAATCATTTCTGGCGGTAATTTCCACGGTCAACCGATTGCTTTTGCAATGGACTTTTTGAAAATAGGAATGGCGGAACTGGCCAATATTTCTGAGCGTCGAGTGGAGAGATTAGTTAATCCACAGCTAAACGACTTACCACCATTTTTAAGTGCTAAGCCAGGATTGCAATCAGGTGCAATGATTATGCAGTATTGTGCTGCTTCGTTAGTTTCAGAAAATAAGACGTTAGCTCATCCAGCAAGTGTGGATTCTATCCCATCTTCAGCAAACCAAGAAGACCATGTAAGCATGGGAACAATTGGGGCAAGACATGCATACCAAATCATTGAAAACGTAAGAAGGGTTTTAGCGATTGAATGGATTTGTGGAATGCAAGCCTTAGAATATCGTGGGGTAAAGCTCGCATCACCTAAAATGCAAGAATGGTACCAAAAAGGTAGGTCAATCGTACCCAGCATTACCGAAGATAGAGTGTTCTCAACCGACATCGAAGCATTGGCTAAATGGATGAAAGAAGAGTACGGTACTGAACTTTTACATGCGAAAACTTAG
- a CDS encoding DUF4179 domain-containing protein: protein MITETEVQKILAGDKELFIKLIAPYIENAYCITKAFPLNAEKVDEIILITFTNTYNSLSEKKNIVSLVFKEHFRLLSNSIQTNSPLFPNFLETYIFLLSEIQHFSTEEISHIVGITKDEVDSNYQSALMNICGEVLQNIKTTESCIPIDRLLAFSGNNNDETIEDHLEFCPNCREKVKKIKSMKKKYVAAMNERVIEDNFLSKLMNQLPSQTNKKRSWKKQAILASIVVAVFASFIFLLPNLSNWKTAVTNYVKYGEFYNAWGEDTFSVSDAGFTFTVNKVDVSPEYLIVHYSLLDELGEEREVRGNLDRKPQYWGKIIDGEKEHFLGAVNIPYLDKSEKVLVYSLTKVEDIPQAFDLQVAIREIENVIGNWDVTVPVSYAPFKDNREVVLIDETYNVLDIVELKLNELVYTPTGILLDLEMDITDSEVKRLLGEKIENGEDLRESVIRRNLVLQSFISMVDYNGRGLLPVYMTEQGNINSTQKRFTFSPFLADISGINLNFWGFEEASSGVTIEDKINKDSELNIQINEIYYSTQLIKSLEIPLREVEDLALDKTMYGETLETLTVRKLEPNGNHSRGSYEIIVKDAGVDENVFSAYTNWTVTNNEMNRWFHSTNKLDFDPLKNDPGIFLHIELIIEENMPEEIVLTNANITRVIHLKEPIKVPLKNYGF from the coding sequence ATGATTACTGAAACAGAAGTTCAAAAGATATTGGCTGGGGACAAAGAATTATTTATTAAACTAATAGCCCCTTACATAGAAAATGCTTATTGTATAACAAAAGCCTTCCCACTAAACGCTGAAAAAGTGGATGAAATAATATTAATAACCTTTACGAATACATATAACAGTTTGTCTGAAAAAAAGAACATAGTGAGCCTTGTTTTTAAGGAACATTTTAGATTACTGTCGAACAGCATCCAAACTAATTCCCCGCTGTTTCCGAATTTTTTAGAAACGTATATTTTTCTTCTATCTGAAATCCAACACTTTAGTACAGAAGAGATATCTCATATTGTTGGTATTACTAAGGACGAAGTGGATAGCAACTATCAATCCGCTTTAATGAATATTTGCGGGGAAGTATTACAAAATATAAAGACTACAGAATCCTGTATTCCAATCGATAGATTACTAGCATTTTCCGGTAACAATAATGATGAAACTATCGAAGACCATCTCGAATTTTGCCCTAACTGCCGTGAAAAGGTTAAGAAAATCAAAAGTATGAAGAAGAAGTATGTTGCAGCAATGAACGAAAGGGTAATAGAAGATAATTTCTTATCAAAATTAATGAATCAGTTGCCATCTCAAACGAATAAAAAACGATCTTGGAAAAAACAAGCCATTTTAGCTAGTATTGTCGTAGCTGTGTTTGCTTCCTTTATTTTTTTGTTACCAAACTTATCAAACTGGAAAACAGCGGTCACAAACTATGTGAAATACGGTGAATTCTATAATGCATGGGGAGAAGATACGTTTTCCGTTTCGGATGCTGGTTTTACATTTACCGTTAACAAAGTAGATGTATCGCCAGAATATCTTATTGTTCATTATTCTTTACTAGATGAATTAGGGGAAGAAAGAGAAGTAAGGGGTAACTTAGATCGGAAACCACAATATTGGGGGAAGATAATAGATGGCGAAAAAGAGCATTTCCTCGGTGCTGTTAATATACCTTATTTAGACAAATCAGAGAAAGTTCTTGTTTATTCATTAACAAAAGTGGAAGATATACCTCAAGCTTTTGACTTGCAGGTTGCAATTAGGGAAATAGAAAATGTTATTGGTAATTGGGATGTTACGGTTCCCGTATCGTACGCTCCTTTTAAAGATAATAGAGAGGTAGTCTTAATAGACGAGACATACAACGTTTTAGATATAGTCGAACTAAAGTTGAATGAACTAGTTTATACGCCAACTGGCATTTTGTTAGACTTAGAAATGGATATTACAGATAGTGAAGTAAAAAGGTTATTGGGAGAGAAAATAGAAAATGGGGAAGATTTACGAGAATCCGTTATCCGCAGAAACTTAGTGCTTCAATCATTTATTTCAATGGTAGATTACAATGGACGCGGATTACTGCCGGTTTATATGACAGAACAGGGCAATATAAACAGTACACAAAAACGCTTTACCTTTAGCCCATTTTTAGCGGACATTAGTGGAATTAATTTAAACTTCTGGGGATTTGAAGAAGCTAGTTCAGGCGTGACTATAGAGGATAAAATTAACAAAGATTCGGAGCTAAATATTCAAATAAACGAGATATACTATTCCACTCAACTAATTAAATCGCTTGAAATACCATTACGAGAAGTGGAAGACTTGGCGCTAGATAAAACGATGTATGGTGAAACGTTAGAGACGTTAACTGTTCGCAAGTTGGAACCGAACGGTAATCACTCTAGAGGGAGTTATGAAATTATTGTTAAAGATGCAGGAGTAGATGAAAATGTTTTTTCTGCTTATACTAATTGGACCGTTACAAATAACGAAATGAATAGATGGTTTCATAGTACTAACAAGCTAGATTTTGATCCACTAAAAAATGACCCTGGAATATTTTTGCACATCGAGTTAATTATTGAAGAAAATATGCCAGAAGAAATCGTACTAACAAATGCCAATATAACAAGGGTAATTCATTTAAAAGAACCAATAAAAGTACCATTAAAAAATTACGGGTTTTAG
- the hutP gene encoding hut operon transcriptional regulator HutP, producing MLTVDNRIGKHAIMLALTTDENEMVQIPNNWKRCVGKVGSMDSQKVVAAIETAAKREGIIRAEGYRETHALYHAIMDALSGVTRGQVQLGSLMRTVGLRFSVVRGNPYDDEQEGDWIAVALYGTIGAPVRGSEHETIGLGINHI from the coding sequence ATGCTGACTGTAGACAATAGAATTGGCAAACATGCGATTATGTTAGCCTTAACAACAGATGAAAACGAAATGGTTCAAATTCCGAACAACTGGAAACGGTGCGTTGGGAAAGTAGGATCCATGGATTCACAAAAAGTAGTAGCAGCAATCGAAACAGCGGCAAAACGAGAAGGTATCATTCGGGCAGAAGGGTACCGAGAAACGCATGCTTTATATCATGCCATTATGGATGCATTAAGTGGCGTAACGAGAGGGCAAGTGCAACTCGGATCACTTATGCGTACAGTAGGTTTAAGGTTTTCTGTAGTGAGGGGTAATCCCTATGATGATGAGCAAGAAGGAGATTGGATTGCTGTAGCACTATACGGAACAATTGGTGCACCAGTAAGGGGATCTGAACATGAAACAATCGGTTTAGGAATTAATCACATTTGA
- the hutU gene encoding urocanate hydratase — protein MTENRVIRAPRGSELNTKGWVQEAALRMLMNNLDPEVAEYPEDLVVYGGIGKAARNWESFDAIVSTLKNLEEDETLLVQSGKPVAVFKSHSDAPRVLLANSNLVPKWATWEHFHELDKKGLMMYGQMTAGSWIYIGTQGILQGTYETFAEAAKQHFNNTLKGTITLTAGLGGMGGAQPLAVTMNGGVVIGIDVDEERIKRRLDTRYCDCIIHDLDEALTKAEEYKAKGEPLAIGLVGNAAEILPLLVERGFTPDLLTDQTSAHDPLNGYVPVGLTIEKANQLRKENPEEYVKLSKQSMAIHVQAMLDMQAKGAITFDYGNNIRQVAFDEGVKDAFNFPGFVPAFIRPQFCEGKGPFRWVALSGDPEDIYKTDEVILREFSYNTHLCNWIKMAREKVAFQGLPSRICWLGYGERARFGKIINEMVAKGELKAPIVIGRDHLDCGSVASPNRETEGMLDGSDAVADWPILNALINGVNGASWVSVHHGGGVGMGYSLHAGMVIVADGTEAAARRLERVLTSDPGMGVVRHADAGYKLAQEVAKEKGVHIPMQKDGVE, from the coding sequence ATGACAGAAAATCGAGTAATCCGTGCACCACGCGGTAGCGAACTTAATACAAAAGGATGGGTGCAAGAAGCAGCCCTTCGTATGTTAATGAACAATCTAGATCCAGAAGTAGCGGAGTACCCAGAAGACCTAGTTGTATATGGTGGAATTGGTAAGGCAGCTCGTAACTGGGAAAGCTTCGATGCTATTGTATCAACACTAAAGAATTTAGAAGAAGACGAAACACTACTCGTTCAATCAGGTAAACCTGTTGCAGTGTTTAAAAGCCATTCTGACGCACCAAGAGTGTTACTAGCAAACTCTAATCTAGTACCGAAGTGGGCAACTTGGGAACACTTTCATGAATTAGATAAAAAAGGACTTATGATGTATGGACAAATGACAGCAGGTAGCTGGATTTATATCGGCACACAAGGGATTTTACAAGGAACATATGAAACATTTGCAGAAGCGGCTAAACAACATTTTAACAACACGTTAAAAGGAACGATTACATTAACAGCTGGACTTGGTGGAATGGGGGGAGCTCAACCACTTGCTGTGACGATGAACGGTGGAGTTGTGATCGGTATTGATGTAGATGAAGAGCGTATTAAACGTCGTTTAGATACAAGGTATTGTGATTGTATCATTCATGATTTAGACGAAGCATTAACAAAAGCAGAAGAATATAAGGCAAAAGGTGAGCCGCTTGCAATAGGTCTTGTTGGCAATGCTGCAGAAATTTTACCATTGCTTGTCGAGCGAGGATTTACACCTGATCTATTAACAGACCAAACTTCTGCTCATGACCCATTAAACGGTTATGTGCCAGTTGGTTTAACGATAGAAAAAGCTAACCAATTAAGGAAAGAAAATCCAGAAGAATATGTAAAACTTTCTAAACAAAGTATGGCAATTCACGTACAAGCGATGTTAGATATGCAAGCAAAAGGTGCCATTACATTTGATTATGGAAATAACATTCGTCAAGTAGCTTTTGACGAAGGAGTGAAAGACGCGTTTAACTTCCCAGGCTTTGTACCAGCATTCATTCGTCCACAATTTTGCGAAGGAAAAGGACCTTTCCGCTGGGTAGCTTTGTCTGGAGATCCTGAAGATATTTACAAAACAGATGAAGTGATTTTAAGAGAATTTTCTTATAATACCCATTTATGTAATTGGATTAAAATGGCGCGTGAAAAAGTAGCATTTCAAGGATTGCCATCTCGAATTTGTTGGTTAGGATACGGTGAGCGTGCGCGTTTTGGAAAAATCATTAATGAAATGGTAGCAAAAGGTGAATTAAAAGCGCCAATCGTAATCGGACGTGATCACCTTGATTGTGGTTCGGTTGCTTCCCCTAACCGTGAAACAGAAGGAATGTTAGACGGTAGTGATGCTGTAGCCGACTGGCCAATTTTAAATGCATTAATCAACGGGGTAAACGGTGCAAGTTGGGTATCTGTTCACCATGGCGGTGGCGTAGGAATGGGTTACTCCTTACATGCAGGCATGGTAATTGTTGCAGATGGAACGGAAGCTGCCGCAAGAAGATTAGAGCGAGTGTTAACATCTGACCCTGGTATGGGTGTAGTACGCCACGCAGATGCAGGATATAAATTAGCGCAAGAAGTAGCGAAAGAAAAAGGAGTACACATTCCGATGCAAAAGGACGGTGTAGAATAA
- the hutG gene encoding formimidoylglutamase, translating to MKSNFLQKAGSPLFTDRYFPKATTLFTDWNGEESVSGPALIGVPLSKPSISHSGACFTPGTVRKLFQSYSTYVIEEDVDLSESSYVDFGDIEMHVTDVNESYLRIEKSLSDVVGKHPKSKPVIIGGDHSITYSTLKGISAAKPGKYGVIQFDAHHDLRNVEDGGPTNGTPFRRLIEQGVISGENIVQIGIRNYSNSKYYYDYAKEQGITVFTMEDVRQLGMENVIFQAINILQENVDYIYISVDMDVLDQAYAPGCPAIGPGGLTSEQLLQAVHMLSGLENVQAIDIVEIDPTIDFRDMTSRVAVHVILEFLRGIKK from the coding sequence GTGAAATCTAATTTTCTCCAAAAGGCAGGTAGCCCTTTGTTTACCGATCGCTACTTTCCAAAAGCTACAACTTTGTTTACAGATTGGAATGGTGAAGAAAGTGTTAGTGGTCCTGCACTAATTGGAGTGCCACTTTCTAAGCCATCCATTAGTCATTCTGGTGCTTGTTTTACTCCAGGAACGGTAAGGAAGCTGTTTCAGTCGTATTCCACTTATGTAATCGAAGAAGATGTTGATTTAAGTGAATCAAGCTACGTCGATTTTGGGGATATAGAGATGCATGTAACGGATGTGAACGAAAGTTATTTGCGTATAGAAAAAAGCCTATCAGACGTTGTAGGTAAACATCCAAAAAGTAAGCCAGTCATTATTGGTGGTGACCATTCCATCACCTACTCTACTTTAAAAGGAATTTCAGCTGCTAAGCCTGGAAAGTACGGTGTTATTCAGTTTGATGCACATCATGACTTAAGAAATGTGGAAGATGGTGGACCGACGAATGGAACGCCATTTAGAAGATTAATCGAACAAGGTGTCATTTCTGGTGAAAACATTGTCCAAATTGGTATTAGAAATTACTCTAATAGTAAATATTATTATGATTACGCCAAAGAACAAGGGATTACCGTGTTTACAATGGAAGATGTTCGTCAGTTAGGAATGGAAAATGTTATTTTTCAAGCGATAAATATTTTACAAGAAAATGTGGACTACATTTATATATCAGTAGATATGGATGTGTTAGATCAAGCATACGCACCTGGGTGTCCTGCCATTGGGCCAGGAGGATTAACCTCTGAACAACTACTTCAAGCTGTTCACATGCTAAGTGGTTTAGAAAATGTGCAAGCTATAGATATAGTGGAAATCGACCCTACAATCGATTTTAGAGATATGACCAGCCGAGTAGCAGTTCATGTTATCTTAGAGTTTTTACGAGGAATAAAAAAATAA